TTTTCTGTTTGAATGTAAGTCATAAAATTGTCATTTAATTACGGAACTCAATAACTGCACAGCAAAATGACTACAAATGACAATTAAATGACTTTAACATTCAAAGCGTGTTTGAACTTGTTTCTGAAAACTTAATAATTTTATTTTGTTGCAGCCCATTTTCTGATTTCAGTCCTGAACCATTCGTCAGCTTCATCAGTCCATTTAAAATTATCACGAATATAAGCCATTGTGTCTTTTTCAATGTCTGTATATTTTCCGGCATCTTTTACTTCAGCCATTAATTTTTTGGCATCAGCCAGGGATATTCTGCCGTCGCCTTGTCCTTTTATTAATTTTTCTGCTGTTTCAAGAAGTTCTCCGTCGTATTTTTTACCGTCAATTTCTTTGTAATAACTCATAATATTTTTTTTAAATTTATATTTATCAGAATTCAAAAGTATGAAATTTAATAAAATAAAAAAAATCAGAATCAAAAGATATGATTATCAATAAATAAATAATAAAGTAAAAGAAAAAATATGTATTTTTGTAGTGTTAAAAAAGAGTAAAAAAAACAGAATGTTAAAACAAAGCCTCAATCAAAAATTGTTGCAAAAATTATCTCCTCAACAAATCCAATTGATAAAACTTTTGGAATTGCCGGCTTTGCAATTGGAACAAAGGATTAAAAAAGAAATAGAAGAAAATCCGGTACTTGAAGAAGGACAATCGCAGGAAGAATATTCTAAAGAAGAAGAAAAGCCCGATGAAGATCCGAACAAGGATGATGAGTTTGATGACGAATTCTCTTTTGATGATTATTTAGATGATGATATTCCTGCATACAAACTGACTGTAAATAATTACTCAAAAGATGATAAGGTTATTGACATTCCTTATTCAGAAGGTTTTTCATTACAAGAACATCTTACAGAACAATTAAGATTAAAAAAAATAAGCTCCGAGGAGTTTGATTTGGCAAACTATTTAATCGGCAGTCTTGATGAAGCCGGATACTTAAGAAGAGACCTTGAAGCAATTGTTGATGATTTGGCATTTTCTCAAAATATTCATACAACAGAAGAAAAATTAAAAGATGCTTTAACGATAATTCAAGATTTGGATCCTACCGGAATAGGTGCAAGAAACCTTAAAGAATGCCTATTACTTCAAATCGAAAAAAAGAGCAAGCTAAACGGCAATAATATCAATGAAACTTCAAGCAAGATATTAAGCGATCATTTTGAAGAGTTTTCAAAAAAACACTATACTAAAATTATTAAACGCCTTGGAATTACTAATGATGAATTAAAAGATGCCA
The DNA window shown above is from Bacteroidales bacterium and carries:
- the rpoN gene encoding RNA polymerase factor sigma-54, with translation MLKQSLNQKLLQKLSPQQIQLIKLLELPALQLEQRIKKEIEENPVLEEGQSQEEYSKEEEKPDEDPNKDDEFDDEFSFDDYLDDDIPAYKLTVNNYSKDDKVIDIPYSEGFSLQEHLTEQLRLKKISSEEFDLANYLIGSLDEAGYLRRDLEAIVDDLAFSQNIHTTEEKLKDALTIIQDLDPTGIGARNLKECLLLQIEKKSKLNGNNINETSSKILSDHFEEFSKKHYTKIIKRLGITNDELKDAINFIIKLNPKPGSNYTSSLNKSAQQITPDFVLKIIDGEPIISLNSKNVPALRVSKTYEEMLKGMKASKEKPTKSEKQAVGFVKQKLDSAKWFIDAIRQRQNTLLVTINAIIGFQSEYFINGDETRLRPMILKDVADLTNLDISTISRVANSKYIQTHFGIYPLKFFFSEGMETQDGETVSTREIKRILQECIDNENKKRPLTDEKLAHILQEKGYKIARRTVAKYREQLDILVARLRKEI